TCGCGCCAGAGGAGCAAGGGCAACCACAGGCAATCAGATCTGTTCCTGATTTTGGAGACCCGGATGCCGAGGAGGACGAGGATGCGGCGGAAGTGTTGACGTTGGAAGATCTCAGGCTGGGGGAGAGCTCCGAGGAATTCACAGGCACGTCCTCGATATCCACGACAAACGACGATGAGACAACCGAGTCTATGTTCTACATCTCGCCCAACGGGAGGTTTAAGAGGAAGATCCGGTCGTGGAGTCGAGGTGTGCTCTTGGGGAGTGGCTCCTTTGGGACGGTCTATGAGGGGATCAGCGAGTAAGTTCTCTTCACTTTTCAGGGGAAAATTAGTTCCTTATATGCTGGTTGTTAACGTTATGCTTAAGCTTAAGAGCTCAACTTGCTATGTTCGTTCCAAGATAACCTAGGGCTAGGGTATATCCAGAAGCCTTGATCAACCTGAGTTGTGTAGAGTGATCCTCTGTATTGTGTAGCAAAATACAGATGCCTAGcctagtacttcctccgtcccaaaatgagcgtctcaactttgtactaaagttagtacaaagttataGTAGggttaagacacttattttgggacggagggagtagtaaatagTAATTGAATCATCTTCATGGTTTCATCTTCAACATAATCCTGAGTTGTGGTCAACTAGAATTAGCTAGAGTCAGAGTGCTACCCAGTTCCGAACCAAGTTCTCTAGAATACAGGGGAATATGATAATTTGTTGTGCCAAAATATTGCACTGCATCAGTTCCTGTTCTGAATTATGTGGTATTCGTAATAAAATGGATATTCAGCTTCCGGACATGAAGGACTGCAGCATCTATTGTTCCTTTATTAGGCTGCTCTTATGTTTTTCTGTTATAAGTCTCCTACATGCTGTTCTACTTCTGCATCTTATGGTATAATGATTGATGCTTCACAGCGAGGGTGTCTTTTTTGCTGTCAAAGAAGTGTCCTTACATGATCAAGGGAGCAACGCACAGCAGTGTATTTTCCAACTTGAGCAGGTTGGTTTAGCTGGTTGTTTGTGTTATTgataatatcggagaccttgtctTTTACGACTTCTTTCCTTCTATGTTCAATGGTGTATTCTGTAATTTGGCCTCTTATTAACTTCCATTCTACTTTTCAGGAAATTGCACTCTTGAGTCAGTTTGAACATGAGAATATAGTACACTACTTCGGAACTGACAAAGTAAGCTCCGTGATCTTCCAGTTGTGCATTACTTTTTTCCATGTTGAAGCACTGTTGTGCTCTATACTCATAGATTTCTCTGTACTTTATTCATCTGAGACTGATAATCATCATTTGTGTGACTGTTCCAGGAGGACTCGAAACTATACATCTTCCTTGAACTAGTGACCCAAGGATCTCTTGTATCTTTGTATCAGAAGTACCGCCTACGAGATACTCATGTTTCGGCATACACAAGACAAATACTTAATGGATTGAATTACCTCCATGAGAGGAATATTGTTCATAGGTAATATGATTACATCAGTTCATGTACCAATGATATTGGGTTTTTGGTTTACCATGGTGTAAGATTAGCTAGATCACTGGTTTTTGTCTTGCCTTCTGAATAAATATCACCTGACCCAAATTGACAAGTCTTTAGGGCATTATGTAATGTTTTCATGTACTTATAGTTTAGAATATCATCTTGCAGAGATATTAAATGTGCCAACATACTGGTGCATGTGAATGGATCTGTGAAGCTTGCGGACTTTGGACTTGCTAAGCAGGTCCGCTACTTTCTTGTAAAACCTGCATAATTTTGAGTTTGAACTTCGAATGTAGTTATCCATGCACTAACTTTGTGATTTAACGTTGCTTTATCAATTGTCTTTCAGACCTCCAAACTCAATGTGCTAAAATCATGCAAAGGAACTGTATATTGGATGGCACCTGAGGTATATCACCACACTCTTAAGATCAGATTAGCATAGTCTCGAATTCGCTTGTTTATTTTTACCCTTTTCCTTCAGTAATTCGTTGAGAATAATCAATtagcaagtactccctccgtaaactaatataagagcgtttagatcactattttagtaatctaaacgctcttatatttgtttacagagggagtagtagtataATCCTGAGGTAAAGGGGGGCTATGACGAAAAGTGTTAAGAGTTGTGTGCCGATGCACTGAAATACAGCTTGGATTTTCACACTACATCAGTTCAGTTAGCTTGCTTTGCCGGACCTTTGAGTATCGTCATGGCTCACTATTAGTGGCAACTATTGCGCTTGTAGTTCACACTGTATGTTGATGCTTAGTGGAATAATTACGTGTGTTACTAAGCGGTTAATTTAAGTTGGACTGATGCTCTATGTTCTTTATTTGCTGCGGACATTCTTGGTTTTTGGCTAAACAAGATAGTATTTGGCATAAGCATACTGTCATGTATGATATGTCCATACCTTTTTGATTATTCTAAATGGACACACTGAACTTTCAGGTCGTCAATCCCAAGAAGACATATGGACCTGCAGCTGATATATGGAGTTTGGGTTGCACGGTCCTAGAGATGTTGACACGTCAACTTCCCTATCCTGATCTGGAGTGGGTGAGTAATTCTTCATTTGAATCTAGTAATAGCTGCTGCATATTTGAATTCCAGTGTTGGTTTAAAATCTGTAAATGGTCTCTTGTGTGTGTAATTTATGATTCAAAATTCATCAGATTCACACCCATTCTTGCAACTTGTTCTGCAGACACAAGCCCTATACAGGATTGGTAAGGGTGAACCACCAGCAATTCCAAGTGGTCTTTCGAAGGAAGCTCGTGATTTCATTAGCCAGTGTGTAAAACCGAATCCAGAAGACAGACCATCCGCAGCCAAACTTTTGGACCATCCTTTTGTGAATAGATCTATGCGGTCTATACGGTCTATGAGGACATATACACGCCCAAATTCTTCTACACGTGGCATGAGTGGATAGAGCTGTGGACAACTCTAGCATATCGGCAGAATTGTAAGTTAATCTTCTGCACTACGCGGCTGCTGCCGTCAGCTACTTCAGCTAGGCTGCCATCTGTTTCTTGTCTAATCGCCTGGTTAATCTGACTCGTAGTGCTGCTTATTCTATCTGCAGATATTAGTCCTTACTAATCATGTGGAGCTGGCTGGAAAAAAGGACGATCCTTGTAAACAGAGTTGTCAACCAGCATCTCTTGTGTTTTGTTAGTTGATTCTTTACCGAATTCCGGTGATCCGGCTAATATTATTCTGCCCGGGGAGTAGAGCAATTGTGCATCTGAGCCTAGTGTAAAGTAGGAGAGGACACGATGTAAATACGCATGGTGACTTACTGCCTTGATGTCAATGTCATGGTGCTGAATGAGAGGTTTCACTGGTTGTCCCAACTGCAAGGCAGAGGGGAGCAAAAGAGTAAAGAACAGGCATGCTCTGGAACTTTCCTTTTGAATTGTTTGGATTGCTTACCACATACATCACGTGGTATGCTCTGGAACTTTCGATAACGGTGGCCAGTATGGGCTGGAACTGCGTCCCTTCTTGTTGGCGACTTCTATGCTGAGGCGGGACCGTACGGCAAAGTTTTCTTTGCATTGTACGGGCCTTCCTATGGAAATTCCTCCGCTGGCCGGTGGTCGCCATTTGGCATCTACTGGTTGAGCATAGCTCACGCGTATTTGCTGACTTATTGAATTTTTTTGTCTCTCTGCCTGCTTTGTTTCTTTGTGAGAGAAATCAATGCCGTGTACAAGTCGATCGGGAACAGGACGTGCATACAGTTCAACCATAAGTAAGTCTCGCCATTCTGTTAAGATTTGTCGTGGAGGTGTTAGGGGATGGAGAATCAAATTTTGAAGAACGGCTGTCCGGCTTTTTTCCAGATTGGCGTTCCCAGGTGTAGAAAGCATAGAAACACTGTGAAGTGAGGAGAGCTCCGAACTGAGGAAGGAAGCAATCTGGTTTGGGACTTCGCGACTCTGTGCTATGAAACTCATGTTCTTGTGAAAATATACAATACCACTCTAAATACATCTGTTTGAGCTCACAAGTAATACGGATCGGAGAGAATAGTATATGCTTGGATTCTCGTGACTTCTTTGGAACAAATGAATTCCATATGATTAGAATCATACATAGAGTTCTCCTATAAGCCCTTCGGAGTATGAATTTTCATAGGGAGGATTCCAAACATGAGCTTCTTTGTTTTCTTACTCTGACACAAGAGGTGTGAAATCCTAGGAATCCACAAGACATGGCGCTCAAAGCCTCAAACTATGGTGTTATTCCTACATTCTAGAGC
This genomic window from Aegilops tauschii subsp. strangulata cultivar AL8/78 chromosome 4, Aet v6.0, whole genome shotgun sequence contains:
- the LOC109775149 gene encoding mitogen-activated protein kinase kinase kinase 1, whose translation is MGRPSQDTASSTSPSGSCRSSKRGPRLDRRNASKNIGYEYDPAKLFCSYPPSPSRASSASASAAPSLASSAACSVDLSSFRIGGSGDGGGDVQLLCRNLGLSGPEDFAISLTDWEAHKAFRSSASSSPSARSQPDRAVRESPLRHEAAEDPALPAAADFELPAKETARDAPVEAPVRPAWLDPPEPARPDVRKPGCDGGIKGVRPPPVMLKPPPSMALPPAAQVGSTWDLLLSFAPEEQGQPQAIRSVPDFGDPDAEEDEDAAEVLTLEDLRLGESSEEFTGTSSISTTNDDETTESMFYISPNGRFKRKIRSWSRGVLLGSGSFGTVYEGISDEGVFFAVKEVSLHDQGSNAQQCIFQLEQEIALLSQFEHENIVHYFGTDKEDSKLYIFLELVTQGSLVSLYQKYRLRDTHVSAYTRQILNGLNYLHERNIVHRDIKCANILVHVNGSVKLADFGLAKQTSKLNVLKSCKGTVYWMAPEVVNPKKTYGPAADIWSLGCTVLEMLTRQLPYPDLEWTQALYRIGKGEPPAIPSGLSKEARDFISQCVKPNPEDRPSAAKLLDHPFVNRSMRSIRSMRTYTRPNSSTRGMSG